Proteins encoded together in one Ipomoea triloba cultivar NCNSP0323 chromosome 4, ASM357664v1 window:
- the LOC116015824 gene encoding secreted RxLR effector protein 161-like — MKDCLPSVAPIAKGDKLSLDQCPKNDFERESMKDIPYASVVGSLGYVQVCTRPDIAFAVGMLGRYQSNPGLDHWRAAKKVMRYLKGTKDHMLVFKQTDLLDVIGYSDSDFAGCVDSRKSTSGYIFIMASGAISWRSVKQTLIATSTMEAEFVSCFEATSQGVWLKNFISGLRIMDSISKPLKVYCDNSAAVFLAKNNKSGSRSKHIDIKFLAIRERIKEKVVVIQHISTELMLADPLTKGMPPFKFKDLVGKMGLSSTL, encoded by the coding sequence ATGAAGGATTGCTTACCAAGTGTTGCTCCTATTGCGAAGGGAGATAAGTTGAGTTTGGATCAAtgtccaaagaatgattttgaaagagaatccaTGAAGGATATTCCATATGCTTCAGTTGTTGGTAGTCTTGGTTATGTCCAAGTCTGTACCAGACCGGACATTGCCTTTGCTGTGGGAATGCTAGGTCGATATCAAAGTAATCCAGGTttagaccactggagagctgCAAAGAAGGTTATGCGGTATCTTAAGGGTACCAAAGATCATATGCTCGTGTTTAAGCAGACGGATCTATTGGACGTCATTGGGTATTCTGATTCAGATTTTGCCGGTTGTGTTGATTCACGAAAATCAACATCGGGGTACATCTTTATTATGGCCAGTGGGGCTATatcatggagaagtgttaaacaaacttTAATTGCCACTTCtaccatggaagccgagttTGTTTCATGCTTTGAGGCAACTTCACAAGGTGTATGGCTAAAGAATTTCATCTCTGGGCTTAGAATCATGGATTCTATATCTAAGCCGTTAAAAGTTTACTGTGATAACTCAGCTGCTGTCTTCCtagctaaaaataataaaagtggaAGTCGAAGTAAACACATCGACATTAAGTTTTTAGCTATCAGGGAGCGCATTAAAGAGAAAGTTGTGGTCATTCAGCATATTAGTACTGAGTTGATGCTAGCAGATCctttgactaaaggcatgcctccatttaaattcaaggatcttgttGGAAAAATGGGACTTTCGtccactttgtaa